TGTTGCAGTCGTCATCGTTTGCTTCCGCGTGCGCGATGTTCCCATTCGCCACATAGTCTATCTTCTTCCAGAATATCCTCGATATAGGATTGAAAACCGGGACCTGCCAGTGCATCAGCGGCATGGTGGAAACACTCTCTGGAGAATCGGGGGTCTGCAGGACTTATTTACTTGGCTTTGTGATTGATGAATTGAATTCGACAATGGCCCGCCAGTTTATGACACCACCACTGCAAAAGTCCTTAGAAAATTCGATGGTGAAGAGATTTATTAGTTTTGAATATTCCCCAATAAACTCCTCATTTCTTTCTTTGGCTTTATGGCCAAGGGGCTCAATTATCTCCGTATAGAGGTCCTTATTCCCTGAAATGAATTCCCAAAATTTTTGGCCGCAAAACTTCATGTAATCGCCTTTGTCTGGCTTATTATCGCGCCCATAACAGCATCCGTTGATAGCAACAACTTGCTTCTTGCCACCGCTTGTTCTAAGTATGCGCTTTGCACGTAAGAAAGACGCCCTCATCTGCCTGATTTGGCTTGAGTTTCCCCAATTGGGACCGGACTTGATTGCCATAATGTATCTGATTCCATTCTTGTCAAACTCAATATCGATGCCGTCGGAACTCGACTTTCTACCTGCAAGAGTCTTTTCACATACAAAAATAGCGAGTCCTTCGAGGAAATCACCGAATAGTGCTTCCTCTTGTGAAGACAAGAATGCATCCGTGAAGAACTTAACCAGGTCTTGGGCGGTCAAGATGTTTTTTGCTTTGTAAAGGTAGGGATTTTTTCGAGAAAGAATCTCCTTCAATTCTAGTTCTCTCAGTTTCTCTATCCGCTTCTTGTGGAACTCACCGATATTTTCTTCCACATAATTTCTTACATCCTTAATACTAATATTCATCATGCCTCAGCCCAATTTTAGCAGCTGCAATTCCAATGGATTTACTCTGTTCTTCACAATTTCACAATACTCAGGCAAGATTTCAATGCCGATAGAGTTTCTACTCAGCCTTTGGGCAACTACTAGGGTCGTGCCCGAGCCCATGAAGGGATCGAGTACTAGGTCTCCCTCCTTTGTGAACAGTTTTATAAACCATTCTGGTAGTTTTTCGGGGAAAACGGCACTATGCTCTTTGTTTCCGCACTCGGTTGCCATATGGAGTACATTCGGTGGATAGGCCATATTCCTGTCAAGCCAATTTGCTATCTTCTTGCCGAATCCGCTTCCATTCCTCGCATTATCCCGTCGCCTATCGGTCTCGCTTAGGTTTCTGAGACGATCTTGCGCCCAATCTCCCATAGGAACCATTACCGCACCCTGGTACATATTGAATTTTTTTGATTTGTTGAACTGCAAAAGCCTTTCCCAGGCATCCCTAAACCTGTTGGGCCACTTACCCGGATGGCAATTCTTCTTATGCCAGATGAATTCTTCTGTCCAGAGCCAGCCTTGCTTGCGCATTTCAAGAATCAATTCAAGAACGTATGTGTGGCGTTCACCATTAACAACTCTCTCTTTAATATTGAGAATGAAGGTTCCGGTCGGTTTGAGCACACGTAGTAACTCCTGAGAAATAGGTAGGAACCAGTCAACATATTTATTGGGGTTAATTCCCCCATAGGTTTTAGTTCTGCTGTCAGCGTATGGCGGAGACGTTATAATAAGGTCAACTGAATTGGCTGCCATTTTCGGCAATTCGGTTCGGCAATCTCCACAGATGACATTGGCGCTTATTTCCATGTGCCGGCTTCTCGAAGTGCTTAAGGTTGATTTCTTGCTCATATTATTAACTACGCCCACTGACATCTGCTGTCAGTCTTTTTTCTATTCATAATCCGATTCCAGGTAGTCTTCGGTCATTTCCTGGCGATGCATACGCTCGGAAAGGCGGCGGGAAAACTCCAAAGCGGAATTCTCGCCGTAAACCTTGAGCATATGATTCATCGCTATCACCTCGGAAATCACCGTGATATTTTTCCCGGGCGAAATCGGCACATTGACCTGCGGAATCGAAACCCCCAATATTGTGGTGGTGGTGTCTTCTATCCCCAGCCGCTCGTATTCGAGGTCATCGGACCAGAGCGTAAGATGAACCTCGACCTCAATCCGTTTTTGCAGACGGATGGAGCGGATGCCGAACAGTTTCTCGATATCGATTATCCCGATGCCGCGGACTTCCATATGATGTCCCAGAAGTTCGGAACCGGTGCCGACAATCAGGTCGGGGGCTTTGCGGATGATTTTGACGACGTCATCTGCCACCAGCCGATGCCCCCGTTCGACCAGGTCAAGCGCGATTTCCGATTTGCCGATGCCGGATTTGCCGGTGTAAAGGAGGCCGACACCGTAGACGTCAACCAGGGTGCCATGCATGGTCATAGAGGGAGCGAAGTAGGCGTCAAGATATGCCGCCAGACGGTTGGTCAGGTCGGAGGTGGTCAGCCGGGAGGAGAAGACGGCGGTTTTGTGGCGGTCGGCAATTTCGAGGAAATCGAGCGGCGGGGTGATACCTTTGGCAATAATCATAAGAGGGACATCACTGGCAAAAATCCGTTCGGCGGCGGAGAGAAGGGTGCTGTGTCCCATTTTGATGAGGTAGGTCATCTCGGTTTCGCCGAGCACCTGAGTTCGCTGACTGGCGAAGCGGTCGGTGAAACCGGCCAGCGCCAGACCGGGGCGATGGATTTCGGCGTTGGTGATTCGCTTCTTGAGACCGGCTTCGGAGTTGAGAAGGGTCATGTCGAAGTAGTTTTTGCGGTCTTTATAGAGTTTTTCGACAGTTAGTTCCGGCATAAAGTGCCCTTTTGTCCGCACCCCGTCCCGCCTATGGCGGGACGAGGCGAAAAAGTTGGTTCAGCTCAATTTATGAGGTGCTGGGGCGGGAAGCAAATGAAAAAAAGTACGAGGAGGTGTCAGTTCACGGTTCAAAAGGATTTGAACCTAAGAACTGACACAACGGGAACGGGAACTGACGCAACGGGAAGAAACCCACCGCAAGTCGCCGCGGCGACCAGGACGGTGGGGCACCAAATATTATCGGCAGATCACGCCTTACGTCTGAAAAGAACCGACGAAACCAAGGACATATTTTGCCAGGAAGGGAATCCAGACACCGCATTTCAATTGTAGCGGTCGACCCGTGTGTCGACCCAATCGCGAGAGCGAGAATATAGGTTCGCCATGGCGTCGATGAAAACCATTGGGGGTGGGATTGAGGTTTATTGAAAAAAAAGAAGCCCCGGCGGTGGGATGGTGCCGGGGCGGAAGAAACGGTCTACTGAGTTTACTTTCAACGGTCGGCTGAGTTTGCAATCAGCCAGCTACTGAGTTCATCGCTCAGAAGGTCAATCTTTCTGCTCAGACTTAAGCCTCAT
This window of the Candidatus Zixiibacteriota bacterium genome carries:
- a CDS encoding PmeII family type II restriction endonuclease, whose amino-acid sequence is MMNISIKDVRNYVEENIGEFHKKRIEKLRELELKEILSRKNPYLYKAKNILTAQDLVKFFTDAFLSSQEEALFGDFLEGLAIFVCEKTLAGRKSSSDGIDIEFDKNGIRYIMAIKSGPNWGNSSQIRQMRASFLRAKRILRTSGGKKQVVAINGCCYGRDNKPDKGDYMKFCGQKFWEFISGNKDLYTEIIEPLGHKAKERNEEFIGEYSKLINLFTIEFSKDFCSGGVINWRAIVEFNSSITKPSK
- a CDS encoding site-specific DNA-methyltransferase, whose protein sequence is MEISANVICGDCRTELPKMAANSVDLIITSPPYADSRTKTYGGINPNKYVDWFLPISQELLRVLKPTGTFILNIKERVVNGERHTYVLELILEMRKQGWLWTEEFIWHKKNCHPGKWPNRFRDAWERLLQFNKSKKFNMYQGAVMVPMGDWAQDRLRNLSETDRRRDNARNGSGFGKKIANWLDRNMAYPPNVLHMATECGNKEHSAVFPEKLPEWFIKLFTKEGDLVLDPFMGSGTTLVVAQRLSRNSIGIEILPEYCEIVKNRVNPLELQLLKLG
- the hprK gene encoding HPr(Ser) kinase/phosphatase — encoded protein: MPELTVEKLYKDRKNYFDMTLLNSEAGLKKRITNAEIHRPGLALAGFTDRFASQRTQVLGETEMTYLIKMGHSTLLSAAERIFASDVPLMIIAKGITPPLDFLEIADRHKTAVFSSRLTTSDLTNRLAAYLDAYFAPSMTMHGTLVDVYGVGLLYTGKSGIGKSEIALDLVERGHRLVADDVVKIIRKAPDLIVGTGSELLGHHMEVRGIGIIDIEKLFGIRSIRLQKRIEVEVHLTLWSDDLEYERLGIEDTTTTILGVSIPQVNVPISPGKNITVISEVIAMNHMLKVYGENSALEFSRRLSERMHRQEMTEDYLESDYE